In one window of Mercurialis annua linkage group LG4, ddMerAnnu1.2, whole genome shotgun sequence DNA:
- the LOC126678389 gene encoding uncharacterized protein LOC126678389, giving the protein MTTLKIILYCNGVWDDSFNYSNYKIKGVLLKEDTDFEMLKALICGVLKENSWETNLDIKYQLEPNQQPVDIDDNESVQFYIELKRNEARMTYFPLCVTAKQVENHQLMIDINNVPLNNFEEEPIEESFSSNTSFDIVKYVELICKNSDCTEEETFSVPADSEIVSTTSMKEVYIGQVFKDKRYLQSCLCFYAIENHFQYKVSKSCTKEYLVNCIDDNCNWVVGASSHGKTKMFVIRRLNNIHTCPTEIRMEEKRQATAAIIGEVIKSRFFNVKIVYTPADIISDMQKKYGVVLSYNKAWRSRGKALDTVRGIPRESYSVLPSFLHMIRQTNPGSVVDLIRSEANIFKYVFMALDASRKGWIYYRPVIVVDGTFLKSNYGGTLLTASTQDGNGKIFPLAFCVVDSENNEAWKYFFIKLKETFEEKDNLCIVSDRHESISKAAETVFPEARHVICMYHLLGNIKRHFRVNAKRLRDNFFGAARAYTVTGFNYFLEELDSMNAGIRPYLEGIGVEKWARSRAKANRYSIMTSNIAESINASLKAARELPISTLFEYVRRLVQEWTYKNRNIALSTGTKLTNRAENELRENYATSMTMKVILSVTLIYSVEDGGDTMTVKLKEQECSCGRFQIDEIPCPHAIAIFTKFHLDPYQYCSQFFTKKNFLKVYEEVVYPVPSKSEWDVPIEVENIEVRPPIVKLPAGRPKNKE; this is encoded by the exons ATGACGACATTGAAAATAATTCTTTACTGCAACGGCGTATGGGATGACAGTTTTAACTACTCGAATTACAAAATCAAAGGAGTTTTGCTTAAGGAGGACACGGATTTTGAAATGCTGAAAGCACTGATATGTGGTGTATTGAAAGAGAACAGTTGGGAAACCAATTTAGATATCAAATATCAATTGGAACCTAATCAGCAGCCAGTGGATATCGATGATAATGAAAGCGTGCAATTCTACATAGAACTGAAAAGAAACGAAGCGAGAATGACTTACTTTCCTTTGTGTGTCACGGCGAAACAAGTTGAAAATCACCAACTTATGATTGATATCAACAATGTAcctttgaataattttgaagaAGAGCCAATTGAAGAATCATTCTCAAGTAACACGAGCTTTGATATTGTGAAATATGTTGAATTGATATGCAAAAACTCAGATTGTACAGAAGAGGAGACCTTTAGTGTACCAGCTGATTCAGAAATTGTGTCCACCACCAGTATGAAAGAAGTTTATATTGGACAAGTATTCAAAGACAAAAGGTATCTACAATCTTGTCTTTGTTTTTATGCAATTGAGAATCATTTTCAATATAAAGTGAGTAAGTCGTGTACGAAGGAATATTTGGTAAATTGTATAGATGACAATTGTAATTGGGTTGTGGGGGCTTCTAGCCACGGGAAAACAAAGATGTTTGTTATTAGACGATTAAACAACATCCATACTTGTCCCACTGAAATCAGAATGGAAGAGAAACGGCAAGCAACCGCTGCAATAATTGGTGAAGTTATAAAATCGAGGTTCTTCAATGTCAAAATAGTGTACACGCCGGCCGACATCATATCTGACATGCAAAAAAAATATGGGGTGGTTTTGTCTTACAATAAGGCATGGAGGTCGAGAGGGAAGGCGCTTGATACCGTTCGTGGTATACCGCGGGAATCGTATTCTGTTTTGCCTAGTTTCTTACATATGATAAGGCAAACGAACCCCGGATCAGTTGTTGATTTGATTAGATCTGAagcaaacatatttaaatatgttttcaTGGCTTTGGATGCATCTAGAAAAGGTTGGATCTATTATAGACCGGTTATTGTAGTGGACGGGACGTTTTTAAAATCGAACTACGGCGGAACCCTACTTACTGCATCGACACAAGATGGGAATGGTAAAATTTTCCCACTAGCATTTTGTGTAGTTGATTCCGAAAATAATGAAGCctggaaatatttttttataaaactgaaAGAAACTTTTGAGGAGAAGGACAACCTGTGCATCGTTTCCGATAGGCATGAAAGCATATCTAAAGCTGCAGAAACAGTTTTTCCAGAAGCTAGACATGTAATTTGCATGTATCATCTCTTGGGTAACATAAAAAGACACTTTAGAGTAAATGCGAAAAGGTTGAGGGACAATTTTTTTGGGGCTGCGAGAGCATACACAGTAACTGGTTTTAACTACTTCTTGGAAGAGCTCGATAGCATGAACGCGGGAATACGACCGTACCTTGAAGGAATTGGAGTTGAAAAATGGGCAAGATCACGTGCAAAGGCTAACAGATACTCTATAATGACATCGAACATTGCTGAGTCGATTAATGCATCGCTAAAGGCAGCGAGGGAATTGCCTATATCAACACTCTTTGAGTATGTGAGGCGTTTAGTCCAAGAGTGGACATATAAGAATAGGAATATTGCACTATCAACTGGGACGAAATTGACGAATAGAGCAGAAAATGAACTGAGGGAAAATTATGCAACATCTATGACAATGAAG GTTATACTATCAGTAACCTTAATATATAGTGTCGAAGATGGGGGTGACACTATGACAGTGAAGCTAAAAGAGCAGGAGTGCTCTTGTGGAAGGTTTCAAATCGATGAAATCCCGTGCCCACACGCCATTGCAATTTTCACCAAGTTTCATTTAGATCCATATCAATATTGTTCTCAATTTTTCACCAAGAAAAATTTTCTGAAAGTTTATGAGGAAGTTGTTTATCCCGTGCCTAGTAAAAGTGAATGGGATGTGCCTATTGAAGTTGAAAATATTGAAGTTCGACCTCCTATCGTGAAGCTACCAGCGGGGCGACCAAAAAACAAAGAATAA